A single region of the Gracilibacillus caseinilyticus genome encodes:
- a CDS encoding ABC transporter ATP-binding protein produces the protein MTLKLENVTKKFGQFTAVDNLSLEIPEKNIFGFLGANGAGKTTTFRMILNLIDQTSGSITWNGEVIDYSKSDVIGYLPEERGLYPKLKVRDQLIYLGKLRGMNKKDVLEELTNWLDRLKVPQYLDKKVEELSKGNQQKIQFISAVLHKPKLLILDEPFTGLDPVNVEMLKEAVIELKESGTSIVFSSHRMEHVEELCQHLCMMQHGKPILHGNIREIKRSFGKKNLTVQADFDLSFVEQIPGVAKVKYVHDGVWCQIENEDVSQRVLQEITNKGFVRKFELDEPSLNDIFIEKAGESYE, from the coding sequence ATGACATTAAAATTAGAGAATGTGACGAAGAAGTTCGGGCAGTTTACGGCTGTTGATAATCTGTCTCTCGAAATACCGGAGAAGAATATCTTTGGTTTTCTTGGTGCAAACGGTGCCGGCAAAACGACAACCTTTCGAATGATTCTGAATTTGATTGATCAAACTTCCGGAAGCATTACATGGAATGGAGAAGTCATTGATTACAGCAAAAGCGATGTAATCGGTTATTTGCCAGAGGAGCGAGGTTTATATCCAAAACTGAAGGTGCGTGACCAGTTAATCTACCTCGGTAAATTGCGGGGCATGAACAAGAAGGACGTTCTTGAAGAATTGACGAACTGGTTAGATCGTTTGAAAGTGCCGCAATATCTTGATAAAAAAGTAGAAGAATTATCAAAAGGAAATCAACAAAAAATTCAATTTATTTCTGCCGTGCTACATAAGCCGAAATTATTGATATTGGATGAACCCTTTACTGGATTAGACCCAGTCAATGTCGAAATGTTAAAAGAAGCAGTTATCGAATTAAAAGAATCCGGTACCTCGATCGTCTTTTCTTCACATCGGATGGAACATGTGGAAGAGCTTTGTCAGCATTTATGTATGATGCAGCACGGAAAACCAATACTACATGGAAATATTCGTGAAATTAAGCGCTCGTTTGGAAAGAAAAATTTAACCGTTCAAGCGGATTTTGATTTATCATTTGTTGAACAAATACCTGGCGTAGCGAAAGTTAAATATGTACACGACGGTGTTTGGTGCCAAATCGAAAATGAGGATGTCTCACAACGTGTGCTACAGGAAATCACCAACAAAGGTTTTGTGCGTAAGTTTGAGTTGGATGAGCCGAGTCTGAACGACATATTCATTGAGAAAGCAGGTGAGTCTTATGAATAA
- a CDS encoding ABC transporter permease: MNKFWTVFGHTYISKVKSKSFLITTAIFLVFIIAFSNIQSIMEMFNSEDTDHIAVVSEQAELVDVLSERLEADVELESFDGTLEEAKEAVTNEDYTAALAIDETKGGLPSATYYSTDYSNQSLQSSLENQLQQIKVEMATNQSGIDPTVISSIYEPVQFENELIATGDGSTENVKTEEELSGARGLVYVILFLLYFAVISYGNMIAMDIANEKTSRVMEILISSSSPVSQMFAKILGIGLVGLTQIVAFLAVGYIMITQKQDQFAGEFFETFGLSDINIATFVYAIVFFLLGYFLYATLSAMLGSLVSRTEDVQQLMMPVILLIVAAFMISMFGLSSPDSTLVVVSSYIPFFSPMAMFLRVGLLDIAMWEVGLSILILIASIIIFAVIGAKIYRGGVLMYGSSASLKDFKKALQLSKKD; this comes from the coding sequence ATGAATAAGTTTTGGACCGTTTTTGGTCATACGTATATTTCCAAAGTGAAATCGAAATCATTTCTCATCACTACCGCCATTTTTCTTGTGTTTATCATAGCTTTTTCCAATATTCAATCCATTATGGAGATGTTTAATTCCGAAGATACGGATCATATAGCGGTTGTATCTGAGCAAGCAGAGCTTGTTGATGTCCTTTCCGAAAGGCTGGAAGCTGACGTAGAATTAGAATCGTTCGATGGTACGTTAGAAGAAGCGAAAGAAGCCGTAACGAATGAAGATTATACAGCTGCATTAGCAATCGATGAAACCAAAGGTGGACTACCGAGCGCAACTTACTACAGCACTGATTATTCCAATCAATCCTTGCAAAGTTCATTAGAAAATCAATTGCAGCAGATTAAAGTAGAAATGGCGACTAATCAATCAGGCATTGATCCGACGGTTATCTCTTCTATCTATGAACCCGTGCAATTCGAAAATGAGTTAATTGCTACTGGCGATGGGAGTACCGAAAATGTAAAAACAGAGGAAGAATTAAGCGGTGCACGAGGTCTGGTATATGTTATCTTATTTTTATTATACTTTGCGGTAATCTCCTATGGAAATATGATCGCAATGGATATTGCCAACGAAAAAACGTCGAGGGTAATGGAGATATTAATTTCGAGCTCTTCACCTGTCAGTCAAATGTTTGCGAAGATTCTAGGTATTGGTCTCGTAGGCTTAACACAAATCGTTGCATTCTTAGCAGTTGGTTATATTATGATCACGCAGAAACAAGATCAATTCGCTGGTGAATTTTTTGAAACCTTTGGCTTATCCGATATTAATATCGCAACCTTTGTATATGCGATCGTCTTTTTCTTATTAGGTTATTTCCTCTATGCTACACTCTCAGCGATGCTGGGTTCTTTGGTCAGCAGGACGGAAGACGTGCAGCAATTGATGATGCCTGTTATTTTATTAATTGTAGCAGCCTTCATGATTTCGATGTTTGGCTTGAGTTCTCCAGATTCAACGTTAGTGGTCGTTTCGTCTTATATTCCATTTTTCTCCCCGATGGCCATGTTCTTGCGAGTAGGCTTACTCGATATCGCCATGTGGGAAGTGGGATTAAGTATATTAATTTTAATAGCCTCCATTATCATTTTTGCCGTTATTGGAGCAAAAATCTATCGAGGCGGAGTACTCATGTATGGCTCATCGGCTTCATTGAAAGATTTCAAAAAAGCGTTGCAGTTATCTAAAAAAGATTAA
- a CDS encoding GNAT family N-acetyltransferase, with translation MTLHLVKPEKSWSNAYQSFYLEWEESQEQMIPWVIAQFPDDMDKLLAFYEDHHTGNIPQNWVPDTTYWLVDEERVIGVVNIRHYLNNFLLESGGHIGYGIRPSERGKGYANIMLQLALEKAKELGIKQVLITCDADNVASKKVIIHNGGKAADDYVDNNGNIIHRFWIGD, from the coding sequence ATGACGCTTCATTTAGTCAAACCAGAAAAAAGCTGGAGTAATGCATATCAGTCATTTTATCTGGAATGGGAAGAAAGTCAGGAACAAATGATACCTTGGGTTATCGCGCAATTTCCTGATGATATGGATAAATTACTGGCTTTCTATGAAGATCATCATACCGGCAATATCCCACAAAACTGGGTGCCGGACACAACGTATTGGCTCGTTGATGAAGAGAGAGTAATCGGAGTAGTGAATATCCGACACTACTTAAATAATTTTTTGCTTGAGTCTGGTGGTCATATTGGCTATGGCATCCGTCCAAGTGAAAGAGGAAAAGGATATGCGAACATCATGCTTCAATTAGCATTAGAAAAAGCGAAAGAATTAGGCATTAAACAAGTACTCATTACATGTGATGCTGATAACGTCGCATCGAAGAAAGTGATTATACATAACGGTGGAAAAGCAGCAGATGATTATGTAGACAACAATGGAAATATTATTCATCGTTTTTGGATTGGAGATTAA
- a CDS encoding metallophosphoesterase family protein: protein MRKAIKFIHCADLHLDSPFKGLKDLPEEWLTEIRKSTFKALDRLVEQAIDLEVDFVIMVGDLFDQEQQSMQAHMALRDAFQRLQKYDIPVFVSFGNHDFLSSQTFPRNYPDNVHVFDSENVSEIPFFKRGKLMANVYGFSYYHRAVLTNKVKEYQLTNDDCFHIATLHGSLGNEKTNEHAVYAPFQLSDLKQSGFDYWALGHIHKREVLAENPMVVYPGNIQGRSTKETGSKGCYVVTMTNNQTDLEFLPLAPIELRKLKINASDWNDMTKTTEEIAAQLQHQQRQEKILTQLTFEQVPEHCEHWFKQGFIDEMIDYLNQSSHMNYVINYKWSKAAKRSQWIQGGRFLDELNHALQDTEIEQINQMLWQHTDGRKWLGKLDEADKQDIEKEAAFLLDQLLHEKEV, encoded by the coding sequence ATGAGGAAAGCGATCAAATTTATACATTGTGCGGATTTACATTTAGACAGTCCGTTTAAAGGGTTAAAAGATTTACCAGAGGAATGGCTAACCGAAATACGAAAAAGCACCTTTAAGGCATTAGACAGGCTGGTCGAACAGGCGATTGACTTAGAAGTTGATTTTGTCATCATGGTGGGAGATCTTTTTGATCAGGAGCAGCAAAGCATGCAAGCCCATATGGCATTACGAGATGCTTTTCAGCGTCTGCAAAAGTACGATATACCTGTATTTGTGTCCTTTGGTAATCATGATTTTCTAAGCAGTCAGACTTTTCCGCGTAATTATCCGGACAATGTTCATGTTTTTGACTCAGAAAACGTATCAGAGATTCCCTTCTTTAAAAGAGGTAAATTAATGGCGAATGTGTATGGATTCAGTTATTACCATCGCGCCGTTCTTACAAATAAAGTGAAGGAATATCAGTTAACAAATGATGATTGCTTCCATATCGCGACCTTACATGGCAGTCTAGGTAATGAAAAAACGAATGAGCATGCGGTGTACGCTCCATTTCAATTATCGGATCTGAAACAGTCGGGGTTTGATTACTGGGCATTAGGCCATATACATAAACGAGAAGTGCTGGCAGAGAATCCGATGGTTGTTTATCCTGGTAATATTCAAGGCCGATCCACTAAGGAAACAGGTTCTAAAGGATGTTACGTCGTCACGATGACAAATAATCAAACGGATTTAGAATTTCTACCACTGGCACCAATCGAATTACGAAAACTGAAAATAAATGCTAGTGATTGGAACGACATGACGAAAACAACAGAAGAAATAGCAGCGCAGCTTCAACATCAGCAGAGGCAGGAAAAAATACTGACCCAGCTGACTTTCGAACAAGTACCAGAGCACTGTGAGCATTGGTTTAAGCAAGGTTTTATCGATGAAATGATAGACTATCTTAACCAATCGTCACATATGAATTATGTGATCAACTATAAATGGAGTAAAGCAGCAAAACGGTCGCAATGGATACAAGGTGGGCGTTTTTTAGATGAGTTAAACCATGCATTACAGGATACAGAGATCGAACAAATCAACCAGATGTTATGGCAACATACAGATGGGCGCAAATGGTTAGGAAAACTGGACGAAGCAGACAAACAAGATATCGAGAAAGAAGCAGCATTTTTACTTGATCAATTATTGCATGAAAAGGAGGTGTAA
- a CDS encoding ATP-binding protein, whose protein sequence is MRIEQIEIYGFGKWIDQTFMFNKTTCIEIAGDNEAGKSTLRQFILYVLFGMKTKELERYIPKQGSVIGGRLTITGLSEQTVTIERVQGKQKNQAVVYGSDGMKMDEVWLMEALQGIDKEQFQSIYTFDAHDLQQVQHIDGEALHDILLAIGMTGSNRIYYAEKNIEKQTAELFKPYGKKPELNQLFQELSVLQQKWDEAKAEEAKYRSYLAEIENSEAKLSEWKQEQKAVDDQLGMIEKRLSHYPIISEYYFVTAELNRHDQQITFPVDGIDRLNEWKETLLPLQSEAQVLQNSKEELENKISTTTLLPSIELDEVKQGVQLQQEIAEIKQNIKEKEKLHIEMEKEITNKLNSLQIQLDIPQLQGMDFPFYLEEAWSELGAQLDKLTVEKQYVGSDLASTAKLKQERQQEKARLEQSARPVRQIEQWQQELEDAEQQETYNKQQKKFQQWQQAYAKQHQTASIVLIVGVLLAGILLVTSFLNGSLMVLILSVVQYGAVRIYGKTFRKWLQPEQSNNVNWTQSDITERKEALNKQQKIQEQLRKVEKDIQHYQLEQLKLEERISFIEERIQQVEQKITDHQEDYPFLEQVALPYWTRLYQQLILQKEKLEIWNDQQNELNEWKEIQISKQKALQHLSVKAENLSHILANEEGKQQQLREWKARLEEISFQLEAVQKRQVPYQQEIAQLLDKAAVDTEEAFIEKGEYYAKVQHLTQQSRQTYDRLAVLFTNQSITEFSKGSFEDEQVLQQQRAELIKKRDALSNNMNEEQSRLSDQKANVALLERNEDVSVLKHQIALKQEEAESIAKKWSVYQLAWKSLQQAKSSYSQKYMPKVFNQASQYFKQLTLQRYLQILIEDNQRIIVEDKDGYLFSIDELSQATRDQLYIALRFALSQVMSETLAMPFLIDDGFVHFDNKRKKEMLTLVNQISQDHQVLYFTANATEKASITL, encoded by the coding sequence ATGCGGATTGAACAGATAGAAATCTATGGATTTGGCAAGTGGATCGATCAAACTTTTATGTTTAATAAAACTACCTGTATTGAAATTGCCGGTGATAATGAGGCAGGAAAGTCAACATTACGGCAATTTATCCTTTATGTATTATTTGGAATGAAGACAAAAGAACTGGAACGCTATATACCTAAGCAAGGGTCAGTAATTGGTGGAAGATTAACAATTACTGGTTTGTCTGAACAAACCGTAACAATTGAACGTGTGCAAGGGAAGCAGAAAAATCAAGCTGTAGTTTACGGTAGTGACGGAATGAAAATGGACGAGGTTTGGTTGATGGAGGCATTACAAGGCATAGACAAAGAACAATTTCAATCGATTTATACATTTGATGCCCATGATTTACAGCAAGTCCAGCACATTGATGGAGAAGCATTGCACGATATTCTGCTTGCCATAGGGATGACAGGTTCAAACAGAATCTATTATGCAGAGAAGAATATAGAAAAACAGACAGCGGAATTATTTAAACCATACGGCAAAAAGCCAGAACTGAACCAGTTGTTTCAAGAGTTATCGGTTCTGCAGCAGAAATGGGATGAGGCAAAAGCAGAAGAAGCAAAATACCGTTCATACTTAGCAGAAATAGAAAATAGTGAAGCTAAACTTAGTGAGTGGAAGCAAGAGCAGAAAGCTGTCGATGATCAACTCGGAATGATAGAAAAAAGGCTGAGCCATTATCCCATCATTTCCGAATATTATTTCGTGACGGCTGAATTGAATAGGCATGACCAACAGATAACGTTCCCAGTTGACGGAATAGACCGATTGAACGAATGGAAAGAAACTCTCTTACCTTTGCAAAGTGAAGCGCAAGTTTTACAGAACAGCAAAGAAGAGTTAGAAAATAAGATAAGCACTACCACTCTTTTGCCATCGATTGAACTAGACGAAGTAAAGCAAGGCGTGCAATTACAACAAGAAATTGCCGAAATCAAACAAAACATAAAAGAGAAAGAAAAGCTTCACATTGAAATGGAGAAGGAAATTACCAATAAGCTAAATAGTTTGCAAATACAGTTAGACATTCCGCAATTACAGGGAATGGATTTCCCGTTTTATCTGGAAGAAGCCTGGTCTGAACTAGGTGCACAGCTAGACAAGCTGACTGTTGAGAAGCAATATGTCGGTTCAGATCTGGCATCGACCGCAAAATTGAAGCAAGAACGCCAGCAGGAAAAAGCAAGGCTGGAACAATCCGCACGCCCTGTGAGACAGATTGAGCAATGGCAACAAGAGCTAGAAGATGCAGAACAGCAAGAAACATACAATAAACAACAGAAGAAATTCCAGCAGTGGCAACAAGCGTATGCTAAACAACATCAGACAGCAAGCATTGTGCTAATCGTAGGCGTATTGCTTGCAGGCATCTTGCTTGTTACTTCTTTTCTGAACGGTTCGCTAATGGTCTTGATACTTTCAGTTGTACAATATGGAGCTGTTCGTATATATGGCAAAACATTTAGGAAATGGCTTCAACCTGAGCAGTCGAACAATGTGAACTGGACACAATCTGATATCACCGAGCGAAAAGAAGCCCTCAACAAACAGCAAAAAATCCAGGAACAGTTACGAAAAGTAGAAAAGGATATCCAGCATTATCAGTTGGAGCAACTAAAACTGGAGGAAAGAATCAGTTTTATTGAGGAGAGAATACAGCAAGTCGAGCAAAAAATTACTGATCATCAAGAGGATTATCCCTTCCTTGAGCAAGTAGCATTACCATATTGGACGAGGTTGTATCAACAACTGATCTTGCAAAAGGAAAAGCTAGAGATATGGAATGATCAGCAAAACGAGCTTAACGAATGGAAAGAGATCCAAATATCCAAACAAAAAGCATTGCAACACCTTTCTGTAAAAGCGGAGAATCTTTCCCATATTCTCGCGAATGAAGAGGGGAAACAGCAACAATTGCGAGAGTGGAAGGCAAGGCTAGAAGAAATTTCATTCCAGCTAGAAGCAGTACAAAAAAGGCAAGTTCCATACCAGCAAGAGATAGCCCAACTCCTCGATAAAGCAGCAGTCGACACGGAAGAAGCATTTATTGAAAAAGGGGAGTATTATGCAAAAGTGCAACACTTAACCCAGCAATCCCGACAGACTTATGACCGCCTAGCGGTACTATTTACGAATCAGTCTATCACTGAATTTTCGAAGGGATCATTCGAAGACGAACAAGTTTTACAACAGCAACGAGCAGAATTAATCAAAAAAAGGGACGCGCTTTCGAATAATATGAATGAGGAACAATCACGCTTAAGTGATCAGAAGGCAAATGTTGCGCTGTTAGAAAGAAATGAAGATGTTTCCGTATTAAAGCATCAAATCGCTCTAAAGCAGGAAGAAGCCGAGTCGATAGCGAAGAAATGGTCTGTGTACCAGCTCGCATGGAAAAGTTTACAACAGGCAAAGTCGAGTTATTCACAAAAGTATATGCCGAAAGTTTTTAATCAGGCTAGTCAGTACTTTAAACAGCTGACATTACAGCGATACTTGCAAATCTTAATTGAAGACAATCAAAGAATAATAGTGGAAGACAAGGATGGCTATTTGTTTTCGATCGATGAATTGTCCCAGGCAACTAGAGACCAGCTGTATATAGCATTACGCTTTGCATTAAGTCAGGTCATGTCAGAGACACTGGCAATGCCCTTTTTAATTGATGATGGGTTTGTTCATTTTGACAATAAGCGAAAAAAAGAAATGTTGACACTCGTTAATCAAATAAGTCAAGATCATCAAGTGCTTTATTTCACAGCGAACGCCACGGAAAAAGCGAGTATAACTTTATAG
- a CDS encoding GNAT family N-acetyltransferase, which produces MDRIIYKSDALITPKHLAEVFEASGIRRPADDLDRLQRMLEHANILITAWDQEMLVGVARGLTDFSYCCYLSDLAVDQAYQHRGIGKQLIEEVKQQINDQVALILLSAQNAMDYYPKVGFDQIDNGFIIKRSR; this is translated from the coding sequence ATGGACAGGATCATATATAAAAGCGATGCCTTAATCACACCTAAGCACTTAGCGGAAGTGTTTGAAGCTTCCGGAATCAGAAGACCTGCTGATGATTTGGACCGTTTACAGCGAATGTTGGAGCACGCCAACATACTGATTACCGCTTGGGATCAGGAGATGTTAGTCGGAGTTGCAAGAGGGTTGACTGATTTTAGTTATTGCTGCTACTTGTCTGATTTGGCAGTGGATCAAGCGTATCAACATCGGGGAATAGGAAAGCAGCTGATCGAAGAAGTGAAACAGCAAATAAACGATCAGGTAGCGTTAATTCTATTATCTGCACAAAATGCGATGGACTATTACCCGAAGGTAGGGTTTGATCAAATCGATAATGGCTTCATTATCAAACGTTCTAGATAA
- a CDS encoding GNAT family N-acetyltransferase, producing MEWVQENVLISDDKSKIDIEKVCQLLRDTYWANDRSVDIIQKSMDHSIVFGVYTDEKQIGFARVISDQAVFSWLLDVVIDPEYQGKTIGTFLVESILKHPAVEHTKFALATKDAHSFYEKFDFMERAAMTRN from the coding sequence ATGGAATGGGTGCAAGAGAATGTCCTGATTAGTGATGATAAATCGAAAATTGATATCGAGAAAGTGTGTCAATTATTAAGGGATACATATTGGGCCAATGACCGTAGTGTCGATATCATCCAGAAGAGTATGGATCATTCGATCGTTTTCGGTGTCTATACTGACGAAAAACAAATTGGATTTGCACGGGTAATCTCTGATCAAGCGGTTTTCTCCTGGCTGTTAGATGTCGTCATAGATCCCGAATATCAAGGAAAGACTATCGGCACTTTTCTCGTCGAATCCATCTTGAAACACCCTGCTGTTGAGCACACAAAATTTGCACTAGCAACAAAAGATGCCCATAGCTTTTACGAAAAATTCGATTTTATGGAACGAGCTGCTATGACAAGAAATTGA
- a CDS encoding hydrolase → MNYFYDMIDITYELTDEQKQMITTKFPAPTFPEAIQGVQLNQLTKGNSVKARVLLNEFEVKKTKTNKSFLKVQFSDQSGTISAKMWDNNGEVEQMLPILDQVGVFDIRGQVDEFNGFKSVTIYEMTPCEEKIDPSTLLAYTKQDIEALTEELFAYLLELKKPYQDIAIKAMEHLWEAFRISPAAKGFHHNYLGGLLKHTIGLMRFCRYITVQSDNPFRAVMKLIHKVETEYKQEIWNGLKEDNPRPSFVWKDTIDHLYHMLLGMAEYKYEDINYDALMTSILFHDIGKLAEYDYAGKSIDIFHFLFPTAAFENGNRKQAGIAMDPLGVTVGHIPYGVLVLSQLIEKENISISMEAIHLMTHCILCHHGLPEWGSAVRKPTNLEGYIIHIVDYLDSRYENTEADEEK, encoded by the coding sequence ATGAACTATTTTTATGATATGATCGATATTACATATGAACTGACGGATGAACAAAAGCAAATGATCACAACCAAATTTCCTGCACCTACATTTCCTGAAGCGATTCAAGGTGTACAATTAAATCAATTAACAAAAGGAAACTCAGTAAAAGCGCGAGTCCTGTTAAACGAATTCGAAGTAAAAAAAACAAAAACGAATAAATCTTTCTTAAAAGTACAATTTAGTGATCAATCTGGCACCATTTCCGCCAAAATGTGGGATAACAATGGTGAAGTAGAGCAGATGTTGCCCATTTTGGATCAAGTCGGTGTCTTTGATATCCGCGGACAAGTTGATGAATTCAACGGCTTCAAAAGTGTCACCATATACGAAATGACTCCATGTGAGGAAAAGATAGATCCTTCCACACTGCTCGCGTATACGAAACAAGACATTGAGGCATTAACCGAAGAACTTTTTGCCTATCTGCTTGAATTAAAAAAACCGTATCAGGATATTGCCATCAAAGCTATGGAACACCTGTGGGAAGCTTTTCGCATCAGCCCTGCCGCTAAAGGATTTCATCATAATTATCTTGGTGGCTTGTTAAAGCATACGATCGGTTTAATGCGATTCTGTCGATATATCACAGTGCAATCGGATAATCCTTTTCGAGCAGTCATGAAGTTAATACATAAGGTAGAAACCGAATATAAACAAGAAATCTGGAATGGCCTGAAAGAGGATAATCCTCGTCCTTCCTTCGTCTGGAAAGATACGATAGACCATCTCTATCACATGTTATTAGGAATGGCAGAATATAAATACGAGGACATTAATTATGATGCTTTAATGACAAGCATACTCTTTCACGATATTGGAAAACTGGCGGAATATGATTATGCCGGCAAGTCTATCGATATTTTCCATTTCCTTTTCCCAACTGCCGCATTTGAAAATGGCAATCGAAAGCAGGCAGGTATCGCGATGGATCCTTTAGGCGTAACAGTTGGTCATATCCCTTATGGTGTGCTTGTTTTATCACAACTTATTGAAAAAGAGAACATTTCGATTAGTATGGAAGCTATTCACCTAATGACCCATTGCATCCTTTGTCACCACGGCCTGCCAGAATGGGGCAGCGCCGTTCGCAAACCTACTAATCTAGAAGGCTATATTATTCACATCGTAGATTATCTCGATAGCCGGTATGAAAATACAGAAGCAGATGAAGAGAAATAA
- a CDS encoding peptidylprolyl isomerase has protein sequence MKKLLITAAFATSVFALSACSSDSETVVETGSGNINKEDFYEELKANSGEQVLQQMVLETILEDKYDVSDEEVNKEIETYKEQYGDQWESVLQQSGYADEDAFREDLKVNLLQEKAATEDIEVTDEEIQTRYDRMQTKLVASHILVDDEATANEVKEKLDNGEDFAALAEEYSTDTQSASNGGELAEFGVGDMVPAFEDAAYDMEVGEVSDPVQSDYGFHIIKLTDRVENEDVEPLEDVRDQIKREIAATKVDQAAVQAKIQELMDNAEIDVKIDEFKDLFATEEATSEEGSTTDDSSSEGESTEEDSSSEEGSTEDEASQDESSSSEDSSSEQSE, from the coding sequence ATGAAGAAATTATTAATCACAGCAGCATTTGCAACAAGTGTTTTCGCACTTTCCGCTTGCTCTTCCGATTCGGAAACGGTCGTCGAAACAGGATCAGGAAATATCAACAAAGAGGATTTCTATGAAGAATTGAAAGCTAACAGTGGAGAACAAGTACTTCAACAAATGGTATTAGAAACAATTCTTGAAGATAAGTATGATGTTTCTGATGAAGAAGTCAACAAAGAAATTGAAACATATAAAGAGCAATACGGTGATCAATGGGAATCTGTATTACAACAAAGCGGTTATGCCGATGAAGATGCGTTTCGCGAAGATCTAAAAGTTAACCTGTTACAGGAAAAAGCAGCTACAGAAGATATCGAAGTAACAGATGAAGAAATTCAAACTCGTTATGACAGAATGCAAACAAAACTTGTTGCAAGTCACATCCTTGTAGATGATGAAGCAACAGCAAATGAAGTAAAAGAAAAATTAGATAATGGTGAAGATTTCGCTGCCTTGGCAGAAGAATATTCTACTGATACACAGTCCGCTTCTAACGGTGGAGAACTTGCTGAATTTGGTGTTGGTGACATGGTTCCTGCATTTGAAGATGCAGCTTATGACATGGAAGTTGGCGAAGTAAGTGATCCCGTACAATCTGATTACGGCTTCCACATCATTAAATTAACTGACCGTGTTGAAAACGAAGATGTAGAACCATTAGAAGATGTAAGAGATCAAATCAAGCGTGAAATTGCAGCAACTAAAGTTGACCAAGCTGCTGTTCAAGCAAAAATTCAAGAGCTAATGGATAATGCAGAAATCGATGTAAAAATTGATGAATTCAAAGACTTATTCGCTACAGAAGAAGCAACATCTGAAGAAGGAAGCACAACTGATGATTCCTCTTCTGAAGGAGAGTCAACAGAAGAAGACAGTTCTTCTGAAGAAGGATCTACTGAAGATGAGGCATCTCAAGACGAATCTTCTAGCAGTGAGGACAGTTCTTCTGAACAATCTGAATAA
- a CDS encoding DUF3267 domain-containing protein — MNCWDSINVTKQLGFYRSIILSFLFGLLSFIFLYLPFNLIHKGAVVEDHGIIPLLIGLAILPLLHKILRILPLLFINKQLKLIWTLEKGIFPNFRVCNNTKTNKPTLFIALLTPTIVITLPCIIYSYFAPAHYPYFLLFGAINLSLSYIDFLFIRHLWRAPKKCVISNDDTGYDILIQR; from the coding sequence ATGAATTGTTGGGATTCAATCAACGTGACAAAGCAACTTGGTTTTTATCGCAGTATAATATTATCCTTTTTATTCGGCCTATTATCTTTTATCTTTCTCTATTTACCTTTCAATTTAATTCATAAGGGCGCCGTTGTAGAGGATCACGGAATAATTCCACTTCTGATTGGATTAGCGATATTACCTTTACTGCACAAAATATTACGAATTTTACCATTACTATTTATAAACAAACAGTTAAAGCTCATTTGGACATTAGAGAAAGGAATATTTCCTAACTTTCGCGTATGCAATAATACAAAAACAAACAAACCAACTTTATTTATTGCGCTATTGACACCGACGATTGTCATTACACTGCCTTGTATTATTTACAGTTATTTCGCACCAGCTCATTACCCATACTTCCTATTATTTGGTGCTATTAATTTAAGCTTATCCTATATTGATTTTCTCTTTATCCGTCACTTATGGAGAGCTCCCAAAAAATGTGTTATATCTAACGATGACACAGGCTATGACATATTAATCCAACGATAG
- a CDS encoding YtxH domain-containing protein — translation MINSKSLLIGILAGGIVSAAATLLTTPKAGRDLRTDVKLKSDNAVRYVNQLRTDGVDLKEQITKTSKEGAALIKDLSADVKESIESWKKTVEPHQKNIQKYLTQIEESLKELEEKTNTQSEQ, via the coding sequence ATGATTAACAGTAAGTCCTTACTTATTGGCATTTTGGCCGGAGGAATCGTAAGTGCGGCTGCTACACTTTTAACGACACCTAAGGCAGGTAGAGACCTAAGAACGGATGTCAAGCTTAAAAGTGACAATGCAGTACGCTATGTGAATCAATTACGAACAGATGGCGTAGATTTGAAGGAACAGATTACTAAAACATCAAAAGAAGGTGCGGCTCTCATTAAAGACCTTTCTGCTGATGTGAAAGAATCAATCGAATCATGGAAAAAAACCGTTGAACCACACCAAAAAAATATTCAAAAGTACTTAACCCAGATTGAAGAGAGCTTAAAGGAATTAGAAGAAAAAACAAATACACAATCTGAGCAATAA